Below is a window of Myxococcaceae bacterium JPH2 DNA.
CCACGTTCCCACAGTCCGGCGTGCTGCCCTCCGAGGTGATGAAGGCGGCGAAGCCCCGACTGGATGCGCTCGGCGGCACCCTGCCCCTGGGCTACACGTTGGAGGTGGGCGGCGAGGCGGAGGAGCAGGTGAAGAGCTTCTCCAGCATGCGGCTGGTCCTCATCATGCTGCTGGTGTCCATCTACATGGCGCTCGTCATCCAGTTCAAGAGCGCGGTCAAACCACTCATCGTCTTCGCGGCCCTCCCCTTCGGCGCGGCGGCGGCGCTGGTGTCCCTGGTCGTCATGGGCGCCCCGTTCAGCTTCATGGCCTTCCTCGGGGTCATCAGCCTGATGGGTGTCATCGTCAGCCACATCATCGTTCTCTTCGATTACATCGAGGAGATGCATGAGCGCGGAGAGCCCTTGCGCGAAGCCCTGCTGGACGCCGGCATGATGCGCTTGCGTCCCGTGCTGGTGACGGTGGGCGCGACGGTGCTCGGCCTGTTCCCGCTCGCGCTGCATGGTGGCCCGCTGTGGCAGCCGCTCTGCTACGCGCAGATAGGCGGCCTGACGGTGGCGACCGTGCTGACGCTGCTGCTGGTGCCCGTCCTGTATACGATGGTCGTGCGCGACCTGAAGTGGATCCGCTGGGATGTCGCTCCGTCCCACGCAACCGACTCGTCGGGGACTCCGCCCCCGCCGCCTCACCCGCCCTCGTAGCTCCAGGAAGCCATCATGTCCGACACCTCGCAGACTCTCGAACTTCCCCTCCTGCCCTCGCTCGGCTCGCAGCTCCTGCGCGCGGCGGTGACCCGCAAGCCCTCGCGCGCCGCCGAGTTCCCGCGTCTGGGGATGCGCGTGGCCCGAGTCGTCCCGGGCGCCGAGCAGCTCGCGCGCTACCGCGAGGTGTGCGGCTTCGAGGCGGACGGCTTCCTGCCCGTGACGTTTCCCCAGGTGCTCGCCACGCCGCTGCACATCGCGCTGCTCAACCGGCCCGAGTTCCCCTATCGCCTGCTCGGAATGATTCACGTCCGCAATGTCATCCGGCAGTACCAGCGGCTGGCGGACACCGCGCCGCTGTCCATCACGTGCACTCTGGGCGAGCAACGCGAGGCGCGCCTCGGGCGAGAGATTGATCTGCACACGCGCGTGGAGACCGAAGGCGTCCTGGCGTGGGAGGCCGTCACCACCATGCTGCGCAAGCTCCCGGGCCAGGAGGCCGCCGCACGCAAGGAGCGTGGACCGCAGACGGAGGACGTGGATCCCTTCCAGCAGAGCCGCCCCGCCCCGTGGCAGGTGTCACTCGACACGGGCTGGCGCTACGCGAAGACCTCCGGGGACTACAACCCCATCCACCTGCATGCGTTGTCCGCGCGCCTGTTCGGCTTCCCGAGAGCCATTGCGCACGGCATGTGGACGCTGGCGCGCTGCGTGGCGGAGATGGGCGAAGCCGCCGAGGCACCGGCCCTCACGCTCACCTGTGAGTTCCGTCGACCGTTGTTCCTGGGCTCGAGCGTCCGCTTCCAGACCACGCGCACCGAGGGGGCCGTGGCCTTCCGAGTCTCCTCGGAGGACGGCACGCCGCACCTCCAGGGCGAGCTGAAGCCGACGGACGCCGCGCCCACCGCTCGGAACTGAGGAGAGACCGCGGAGGCCTCAAGCCCATGGTGACTGTGCGCCCCGAGAGCGGGCCAGAAACCGTGGGCGGAGAAAACGGGTCAGGGTGATGCGCGTCCGCCGATTTCCGGAAAGCGCTCGTAGGTCCGTTTGAGCACTTCGAGGTGGGCGGGGTTGTCGAGGTCGAGTGGCGCATCGGTGAGCTGTACAACCCAGCTCCCCGTCTCCGTGCGCCGTGCCCGCTTCAGCAGCTCCGCATCACGGGTTGGATCCGGGAACCCGATGGCAAGCGCGGCGGCGGCGGACCAGTAGTTCAACCATCCAAGGCGATGCGGAATCGCAGGGGAACGGAGCTTCTCTGCGAACTTGAGTGCCGGTAGTCCAAGGGGAGGAGCTCCTGGCTTGTGGATCGGATCGCGTGTTTGCCGTGCAATCTCGACGCCCGCGCGAAATGGCGTCGCATGGCCCCAGAACGCACGCGCACTCTCTGCCACGAAAGCAAGCACATCGACTGAGGCGGCAAAGACCAAATCGGTCAGTGGCAGTTCGGCATGGACATCGAGCACGGGCTGCCCGCCCGGCGCTTGTCGTGGGCGCATGCGCAATCCAAAAATCGTCACAGGGAAACTCTCGTCGCCATTGCACACGAGCGGAAAGCCTCCGTCCTTGCTCCCTTTGAGCAGCCACGTATCGCGCTGGGGCAATGCGATGAGGTGACCGTCCTCAGCAACCGTCCAATCGAGTCGCAGCCCAGGAAGAGACCGCTCCATTCCTTGAACGATCTCAAGCGCGCGTTTGTCATGAGCAGGCAGCGAAGGGGCGTAGACGATGATGGCGAGGGCCTCATGCGTCGTCATCGGGCGCACCCCGTGACGACGAACTTCAAAGTAGGCTCCGCAAGTTCCAGTGCGACTCTATGCGCAGCGGTGCTCACTCCAACGACGAAGCCGTATCCGCATGCCTGTGCGATGTCGCGCTCTTCCAGCATCTCTGCCACCTGCCCTTTGATCACCTGCCTCTTGAGAAAGGCGGAGTACGTAGCAAATTGGTCGGTCTTGATCTCCCACAGGATGCGCGCGCCCACCTGCAGCGCATCAAAACGCTTCCCACCAACGAGCACATCCTTGCCGGGGTAGCGGTTCGGAGGAAATGTGTCGGCGCACGCGTTGTGAATCGCGTCTCCGCCCGCGTGAGATACTGGGACGGGCTCACAACTGGCGGGGCGCGTCCGGTCCCTGGCCCCAGGCGGCATCGGGGGCTGCCAGTTTTGTCCCGCGGTCTCTGGGTCCAGATTCGGCTCCCGCCTCGATATGGCCTCTCGGGATGCCCCTTTCGCGCCCTTGGCCGCTGAGGCTTCCTCGGGAAGCTGGTGGCGGAGTTCATACCCATCCAGCTCTTCTTTGATCGCGACAGCGACGACCACCACTCCCAGCACAATGACAGCTCCCAGGACAATCTCGGGAGCCGCCAGCACGCAGACCCCGAGCCCCACTGCCGCGGCGTCCGCGGAGGCGACCGTGCACCGGCCCGTGGTGTCGTGGAACTCGACCCGGTCGTGGTCCAGCGCGGAGTAACACCGCTCCACGAGTACAGGCCAAGGCTGGGAGGCTTCACGAACGACGCACCGCCCGCCATCAGTCCACGGCAACTTCGCCGCGCGCTGAAGGTTGGCGGCCCTTTGGCTTCGTATCCCGTGCGAACTGGGAGACGGTGTCGACGTCGCGCAGGCAGAAACGAGAATCAGCACCGCGAGGCAGGCTCGAAAGCGCATCGCGGCATCATTCCCAATCGCCACGGTGCTGCAATCTCCGCCCGCCGACTTTCCTCCTGCGGCCCCATGACTTGAGCCGCTGGGCCAGAAGTTTCCGCGTCCGAGCCTCAGCTTCGTGAGAAGCCGCGCTTCGCCAACTCGATGCGGGCGATGACGCCCTTGTGAACTTCGTCCGGCCCGTCCGCGAGCCGCAGGCTGCGTGCCTGGGCGAAGAAGTTCGCGAGCGGCGTGTCGCGCGACACGCCCGCCCCTCCGTGCAGTTGGATGGCGTCATCCACCACGCGCTGGAGGACATTGGGCGCCACCACCTTGATGGCGGAGATCTCCGTCATCGCCGCCAGTGCGCCCACCGCGTCGATCTTCCACGCGGCATAGAGCGTCAGCAGTCGCGCCTGGTCGATGGCGATGCGCGCCTCGGCCACCCGCTCTCGATTGCCACCCAGGTTGAGCAGCGGCTTGCCGAACGCCGTGCGCGACATGCCTCGGTCGATCATCAACTCCAGCGCCCGCTCCGCCGCGCCAATGCAGCGCATGCAGTGATGGATGCGGCCCGGGCCCAGTCGCCCCTGGGCAATCTCGAAGCCCTTGCCGGGCCCCGCGATGATGAAGTCGCGCGGCACGCGCACGTCGCGGAAGTGGACCTCGCCGTGGCCGTGAGGCGCATCCAGGTCACCGTAGACCGGGAGCATCCGCTGGATGCTCACCCCCGGCGCGTCCAGCGGCACCAGCACCATCGAGTGCTGATGATGCCGGTCCGCGGACGCATCGGGCGTACGGGCCATGAATATGGCCACCTTCGCCCGAGGGTCCCCCAAACCCGAGGTCCACCACTTCTTACCGTTGAGGACCACCTCGTCGCCCTCGACGACCGCGGTGGCCTGCATGTTGGTGGCGTCCGACGAGGCCACGTCCGGCTCGGTCATGCAGAACACCGAGCGAATCTCCCCAGCGAGCAGCGGCGCGAGCCACTGGCGCTGCTGCGCCTCGGAGCCGTAGCGCCAGAGGACCTCCATGTTGCCGCTGTCCGGCGCGTTGCAGTTGAAGACCTCGGGGGCCATCAGGCTGCGCCCCATCGCCTCCGCGAGCGGCGCGTACTCCAGCGTGCTCAGTCCCGCCCCCAACTCCGGGTCGGGGAGGAAGAGGTTCCACAGCCCCTCGGCCCTCGCTCGGGCCTTCAGCGCCTCCATGCGCGCGGGGACCTTCCACTGCCGCCAGTCCGGGCCCGCGCTGCTCGCCTGCACCTCGGCCCAGTACTCGGACTCCACCGGCTCGATGTGCTCGCGCATGAAGCGCCGCACCCGCTCCAGGTAGTCCTTGGCCTTGTCGCTCGGTTCGAAGTGCATCTCGGCGCTCCCGCTTGGAGGAAGGCGACCATCCTCGGGTCGTCACCATTGATGAATCCAGTGAATGTTGGTCATCTGTACACATGAAGGACGTTCAAGAGACACCGAGGCTGAGCCAGCTCGACCTCAACCTCTTCCGCGTCTTCGATGTCGTCCTGCGCGAGGGAAACCTCACGCGGGCCGCCGAGGTCCTCTTCCTCAGTCAGTCCGCCGTGAGCCACGCGCTGGCTCGACTGCGCGAACAACTGGGCGCGCCGCTGTTCGTGCGCGAGGGCCGCGGCCTGACGCCCACCCCGCTCGCCGAGCGCGTGGCCCCCGAGATTCGCGAGGCGCTCACCCTCTTCCAGCAGGCGGTGCACCGCACCCGCCACTTCGACCCCGCGCGCGACGCCGTCCACGTCACGCTCGCCATGAACGATGAGCTGGAGCCCGCGCTCCTGCCGCCCCTGCTCGAACGACTCCGCCAGAGTGCGCCGCTCGCGCGTGTCACCAGCGTGCGGCTGGAGCGGGGCAAGCTCGAACGAGACCTCGCGTCAGGACGACTGGACCTGGCCATCGACGTGGCGCAGGCGACGAGCCCACACCTGCGCCACGCCGTGCTGCGGAAGGACCGCTTCTGCGTGGTGAGCGCGCGCCGCCGCACGCTGGACGTGAAGCGCTACCTCGCCGCGCGCCACATCACCGTGTCATCCCGGCGCACGGGGCTGGCCATCGAGGACCTGGTGCTGAGCCGGCTGGGCTATCAGCGAGACCTCGCCGTGCGCTGCCAGCACTACGAGGCCGCGTGCCGCATCGTCGCGGACTCCGACCTCCTGCTGACCATGCCCCGGCATCGCGCCAAGGCCATCAACGCCCCGCTCGGCAATCACTTGCTGCCCATGCCCGTGGCGCTGCCTCCCGTGGAGTTCCACCTCTACTGGCACCGGCAGGTGGACAGTGAGCCCCTGAACCAATGGCTGCGCTCCGAGTTGCTGGCGCTGGAGACCACCGCACCGAGCGAGCGGACGCGGTAGGGCCGGCTTCATGTTTCTTCACGCGCCATACAAGCGCGCGCAATGGCCCTCCCGCACATTGGGCA
It encodes the following:
- a CDS encoding acyl dehydratase — protein: MSDTSQTLELPLLPSLGSQLLRAAVTRKPSRAAEFPRLGMRVARVVPGAEQLARYREVCGFEADGFLPVTFPQVLATPLHIALLNRPEFPYRLLGMIHVRNVIRQYQRLADTAPLSITCTLGEQREARLGREIDLHTRVETEGVLAWEAVTTMLRKLPGQEAAARKERGPQTEDVDPFQQSRPAPWQVSLDTGWRYAKTSGDYNPIHLHALSARLFGFPRAIAHGMWTLARCVAEMGEAAEAPALTLTCEFRRPLFLGSSVRFQTTRTEGAVAFRVSSEDGTPHLQGELKPTDAAPTARN
- a CDS encoding acyl-CoA dehydrogenase family protein translates to MHFEPSDKAKDYLERVRRFMREHIEPVESEYWAEVQASSAGPDWRQWKVPARMEALKARARAEGLWNLFLPDPELGAGLSTLEYAPLAEAMGRSLMAPEVFNCNAPDSGNMEVLWRYGSEAQQRQWLAPLLAGEIRSVFCMTEPDVASSDATNMQATAVVEGDEVVLNGKKWWTSGLGDPRAKVAIFMARTPDASADRHHQHSMVLVPLDAPGVSIQRMLPVYGDLDAPHGHGEVHFRDVRVPRDFIIAGPGKGFEIAQGRLGPGRIHHCMRCIGAAERALELMIDRGMSRTAFGKPLLNLGGNRERVAEARIAIDQARLLTLYAAWKIDAVGALAAMTEISAIKVVAPNVLQRVVDDAIQLHGGAGVSRDTPLANFFAQARSLRLADGPDEVHKGVIARIELAKRGFSRS
- a CDS encoding LysR family transcriptional regulator is translated as MKDVQETPRLSQLDLNLFRVFDVVLREGNLTRAAEVLFLSQSAVSHALARLREQLGAPLFVREGRGLTPTPLAERVAPEIREALTLFQQAVHRTRHFDPARDAVHVTLAMNDELEPALLPPLLERLRQSAPLARVTSVRLERGKLERDLASGRLDLAIDVAQATSPHLRHAVLRKDRFCVVSARRRTLDVKRYLAARHITVSSRRTGLAIEDLVLSRLGYQRDLAVRCQHYEAACRIVADSDLLLTMPRHRAKAINAPLGNHLLPMPVALPPVEFHLYWHRQVDSEPLNQWLRSELLALETTAPSERTR